From Methanocella paludicola SANAE, a single genomic window includes:
- a CDS encoding DNA adenine methylase, translating to MQLTLTNKEITNAKPFLKWAGGKTQLLEDLEKRLPQQIIADRIIENYVEPFVGGGAMFFYLKKNFNVKSAYLFDINPELVLGYTTIKKSNKELIRILHDMENEYLSKNVTDRSVYFYQVRNSYNEEDKQFDYKKYSDKWIERTAKLIFLNKTCFNGLFRQNSKGEFNVPFGKYKNPTICDENNITEVSRALKGVSIICGDFGKTSRYIQKGTLVYLDPPYRPLNNTSSFTDYSKDGFGDEEQKRLAMFYKKMDKKGAYLILSNSDPKNENPNDNFFDELYRGYNINRVRANRMINCQAEGRGYISELIITNY from the coding sequence ATGCAATTAACACTAACAAATAAAGAAATCACCAATGCAAAGCCTTTTTTAAAATGGGCAGGCGGTAAAACACAATTACTTGAAGATCTTGAAAAACGATTGCCACAACAAATCATAGCCGATAGGATTATCGAAAACTATGTAGAGCCATTCGTTGGTGGAGGCGCTATGTTCTTTTATCTAAAAAAGAACTTCAATGTTAAGAGCGCTTATCTATTTGATATTAATCCCGAATTAGTATTGGGTTATACCACTATAAAAAAGAGCAATAAAGAGCTAATAAGAATCCTACACGATATGGAAAATGAATATCTTAGTAAAAACGTAACTGATAGAAGCGTATATTTTTATCAAGTCAGAAATTCGTACAATGAGGAAGATAAACAATTCGACTATAAAAAATATAGTGATAAATGGATAGAAAGGACAGCCAAGCTTATCTTTTTAAATAAAACATGTTTTAACGGATTGTTTAGACAAAACAGCAAAGGCGAGTTCAACGTTCCTTTTGGAAAATATAAGAACCCGACGATATGTGATGAAAACAATATCACCGAAGTTAGCAGAGCTCTTAAAGGTGTATCGATAATTTGTGGAGACTTTGGGAAGACTTCTAGGTATATACAAAAAGGAACGTTAGTTTATCTTGATCCGCCATATAGACCACTAAATAATACATCAAGTTTTACCGACTATTCAAAAGATGGTTTTGGCGATGAGGAACAAAAAAGGTTAGCTATGTTCTATAAAAAAATGGATAAAAAAGGTGCGTATCTAATCTTAAGTAATTCTGACCCGAAAAATGAAAATCCAAACGATAACTTCTTTGATGAACTTTATCGTGGATATAACATTAATCGAGTAAGGGCTAATAGGATGATTAATTGCCAAGCAGAGGGAAGAGGTTATATATCAGAGTTAATAATAACTAATTATTAA
- a CDS encoding DUF7004 family protein yields MSEETNNSSFKEFIDGSALDYFQGGFDRWQVRLKRPNIGIPWYPPTDTQYFKFLRDSANIYGPDTIYNDFVKIYDITTSDLKTSTKAFSLISTISSKYNKDSLEMEIWLSVLYMAMVAEENKRWTKLGKRIKRLGVHRVLLENVPPKIAADESKGKPWKVIDEECKIRGF; encoded by the coding sequence ATGTCCGAGGAAACAAACAATAGCTCTTTTAAAGAGTTTATTGATGGAAGTGCTTTGGATTATTTTCAGGGGGGATTTGATCGTTGGCAGGTAAGATTAAAGAGACCAAATATAGGAATTCCTTGGTATCCTCCCACAGACACACAATATTTTAAATTTTTACGGGATTCAGCCAATATCTATGGGCCTGATACAATTTATAATGATTTTGTTAAAATATATGATATTACGACGAGTGATTTAAAGACTAGCACTAAGGCTTTTTCATTAATTAGCACCATTTCATCAAAATATAATAAAGACTCCCTTGAAATGGAAATTTGGTTATCTGTTCTCTATATGGCAATGGTTGCCGAAGAGAACAAACGTTGGACAAAGCTTGGAAAGAGGATAAAACGGCTTGGTGTACATCGTGTGCTATTAGAAAATGTACCACCCAAAATTGCGGCTGATGAAAGTAAAGGTAAACCTTGGAAAGTCATTGATGAAGAGTGCAAGATAAGAGGATTCTGA
- a CDS encoding DEAD/DEAH box helicase yields the protein MVDVYYSHIMDDSLKSIKNPEIYNVDGKIIDLLKMINSKHPGFSNSIIDTNNKIHSRVRVYKNIIFEDGRIADSDKTVYVNDINDNISNTDNILFSIFDAEKFKELINQTLLKSDQKFTYRSVKSQGISKKDYNIFIDDVKGPIKESIKKFKNGDCTLKDLKVSDGQHINIRLKESEDPFDRFDRKGSKLLPSPIISAISKIWGFNEEDSRLYLHQEDSLFFILSKLEKPQDINKSCLLLSIPTGGGKTEAFLIPIIAHIYDDKLKDITSGYEPLSKVRAIITYPTKALANDQANRIVEILNEINRQAIPHQQITLGILTGDTPNPQKLYKDNPIQLCPECKESNFEYIISDSENGKKLYTMKCSHCGLEIRFVRLTREDIITSPPDILISNLDMINVCLQSPKYRNIFEQKIDLMVFDEFHLCESIYGCHAGHLLRRLEEASGNKPLYIGVSATIKNAEEIASLVFNVDKKDILFLSDKNRSYLINDENNRYRYHYAIVPYNYKENRFMQVVTTTLNTVEVLGHSINDPHFRKTIVFTNYRHDTDSLVRNLKGNETKYFRTYKEDVFPKIESDVPLDKSDERVGRYVGKWYDYLKQNGMLNDAILEIGWHRGGLEPEERIKSITKFTTSKTTNWRGREQLSPIDIMMATKTLELGIDIGDVSNVFNSSAPFTVNEYVQRIGRGGRKKDSIAVTVIDPTNAMDYYFLNEFENFAKPEKRVYEDAPILISNQSIVDIHLTARILDFIASELRSRSISDRPIITIENIKKIKISYKGEQIDLVNNPKIFAEVILDSTINKIISISDETKTKSITSYMEWFDREQKILNTNKYNASVEQIKKVIIDKCVEIADKINRGIVKDQDIISGPGSKISDLVPNMRGAGYTCHMMLITGKEDAIKDAIGRIQVLSHHPLGGFATQGANSYKIDSLERDPIIELKIKRLLNINAKAFDFYKKQFGESFPEDAIALDVQTPLNIKVRYYPYRFYCPKCGRTYLKPTDEGNRCINCHTELAQISEVYRCRNCGEIYEPPVPRVCMNPAHIRRETEFMQSMKSEAKYDKFAFRSLPGLYWQCKECKKVFNYHDKNGIDLPKEFMRKKFDKNLDFDIPEDVAKLYQYRPEAKLINRTEYLSNGYNLPRYTCGKCENKRFDSVTAVDLPNTRTVLLEYLIYKDELMSPETAKFGSVDFKSVDVISLGREYVTRFISSNGYELKIYDIFPKDIGQYSYMGNVFSTHSIGIKFLPGLLDEFISTQHFCINGSCSNCENIVKLDSAEMTRPTLDLKDWERQKKPDIRRKWCETIKGIVCDNADCTSCAKFDREAYLRYLLLHTIKHGIILSMPKYTGINKNEVRGIIYPNDESSPELAFLDSHESGSGSIYLAKRNWEQIWELSKELIQNARDNEGTLLLPNFCSRYNADLCPFLAAEFYKFLDKRR from the coding sequence ATGGTTGATGTATATTATTCGCACATAATGGATGACTCTCTTAAGAGCATAAAAAATCCTGAAATCTATAATGTTGATGGAAAAATTATCGATTTATTGAAAATGATAAATTCAAAGCATCCAGGCTTTTCCAATTCTATAATAGATACAAATAATAAAATCCATTCTCGTGTCCGCGTATATAAAAATATTATTTTTGAGGATGGGCGTATAGCAGATAGCGATAAAACTGTTTATGTAAATGATATTAACGATAATATTTCAAACACCGATAATATATTATTTTCTATATTCGATGCAGAAAAATTTAAAGAATTAATAAATCAAACTTTATTAAAATCTGATCAAAAATTTACTTATCGTAGTGTAAAAAGCCAGGGCATATCAAAGAAAGACTATAATATATTCATAGATGATGTAAAAGGCCCTATAAAGGAATCCATAAAAAAATTTAAAAATGGCGACTGCACATTAAAAGATCTTAAGGTTTCTGATGGACAACACATCAATATTAGATTAAAGGAATCTGAGGATCCATTTGATCGTTTTGACAGAAAAGGATCCAAATTGTTACCTTCACCGATAATTAGTGCCATATCGAAAATTTGGGGATTTAACGAAGAAGATTCAAGATTATACTTACACCAAGAAGATTCATTGTTCTTCATACTTAGTAAGCTAGAAAAACCACAGGACATCAATAAAAGTTGTTTACTACTGTCTATCCCGACTGGTGGAGGTAAAACAGAAGCATTTCTGATACCGATAATTGCCCATATTTACGATGATAAATTAAAAGATATAACAAGCGGATATGAGCCGTTATCCAAAGTACGAGCAATAATCACTTATCCGACAAAAGCACTCGCAAATGACCAAGCGAATCGTATCGTTGAAATATTAAATGAAATAAATAGGCAAGCAATACCACATCAACAAATTACCTTAGGTATATTAACAGGGGATACACCAAATCCCCAAAAACTCTATAAAGATAATCCTATTCAGCTTTGTCCAGAATGTAAAGAGTCAAACTTTGAGTACATAATTTCTGATTCTGAGAATGGAAAAAAGTTATACACAATGAAATGTAGCCATTGTGGACTTGAGATTAGATTCGTGCGGCTTACAAGGGAGGATATAATCACATCACCTCCAGATATTCTCATTTCGAATCTTGATATGATTAATGTCTGTCTGCAGTCGCCTAAATATAGAAATATTTTTGAGCAAAAAATCGATTTGATGGTATTTGATGAGTTCCATCTATGTGAGAGTATATACGGATGCCATGCTGGACATTTGTTGAGAAGACTGGAAGAAGCATCTGGAAATAAACCATTGTATATTGGTGTAAGCGCGACTATTAAAAATGCAGAAGAAATTGCTTCATTGGTATTTAATGTAGACAAAAAAGACATTTTGTTCTTATCGGATAAGAATCGTTCTTATCTTATAAATGATGAGAATAATCGCTATAGGTATCATTACGCAATTGTACCATATAATTATAAAGAAAATAGGTTCATGCAAGTCGTAACTACAACATTAAATACTGTCGAAGTGCTAGGTCATTCAATTAATGATCCACATTTCCGTAAAACTATTGTTTTTACTAATTATCGGCATGATACTGATAGCTTAGTAAGAAATCTAAAAGGAAACGAGACTAAGTACTTTAGAACATATAAAGAGGACGTATTTCCAAAGATTGAATCTGATGTACCACTTGATAAATCCGATGAAAGAGTCGGAAGATATGTTGGTAAATGGTATGACTATTTAAAGCAAAATGGCATGCTGAATGATGCTATTCTAGAAATTGGCTGGCATAGAGGCGGTTTGGAACCAGAGGAGCGTATTAAGTCAATCACGAAGTTTACCACAAGTAAAACGACTAATTGGAGAGGCAGGGAACAGTTAAGCCCGATAGATATAATGATGGCAACCAAAACGCTCGAACTTGGTATCGATATTGGCGATGTAAGCAATGTTTTTAATTCGTCGGCACCGTTCACAGTGAACGAATATGTTCAGCGTATTGGTAGAGGTGGCCGAAAGAAAGATTCTATAGCTGTAACGGTAATCGACCCGACAAACGCTATGGATTATTATTTCTTAAATGAATTCGAAAACTTTGCTAAACCTGAAAAAAGGGTCTATGAAGATGCCCCGATTCTCATATCTAATCAAAGTATTGTCGATATTCATTTAACTGCAAGAATACTGGATTTTATAGCCAGTGAACTCCGGTCAAGATCAATTAGCGATAGGCCGATAATAACTATAGAAAATATTAAAAAAATAAAAATATCGTATAAAGGAGAACAGATAGATCTAGTTAATAATCCAAAAATATTTGCTGAGGTTATATTAGATTCGACCATTAACAAGATAATTTCTATAAGCGACGAAACAAAAACAAAATCAATAACATCTTATATGGAATGGTTTGACAGAGAGCAAAAAATTCTTAACACGAATAAATATAATGCATCTGTAGAACAAATTAAAAAGGTAATTATTGATAAATGTGTTGAAATTGCTGATAAAATAAACCGCGGAATAGTTAAAGATCAAGATATTATTAGTGGTCCTGGATCTAAGATTAGCGATTTAGTACCAAATATGAGAGGAGCGGGTTATACCTGCCATATGATGTTAATAACTGGCAAAGAGGACGCAATAAAAGATGCAATCGGAAGAATACAGGTCCTCTCGCACCATCCATTGGGTGGATTCGCTACACAAGGTGCAAATAGTTATAAGATCGATAGCCTTGAAAGAGATCCCATTATTGAGTTAAAAATTAAAAGGCTGCTAAACATTAATGCAAAAGCGTTTGACTTTTATAAAAAACAGTTTGGAGAATCATTCCCTGAAGACGCTATAGCCCTAGATGTACAGACACCACTGAATATTAAGGTTCGTTATTATCCCTACCGATTTTATTGTCCTAAATGCGGTAGGACATACCTTAAGCCTACGGACGAGGGTAATCGTTGTATCAATTGTCATACCGAACTTGCCCAGATAAGTGAAGTATACAGATGCAGGAACTGTGGTGAAATTTATGAACCACCAGTGCCAAGAGTTTGTATGAATCCAGCGCATATTAGAAGAGAAACTGAATTTATGCAATCTATGAAATCTGAAGCAAAGTACGATAAGTTTGCATTCAGATCATTACCTGGGTTATACTGGCAATGCAAAGAATGTAAAAAAGTATTCAATTATCATGATAAGAATGGTATAGATTTGCCAAAAGAATTTATGAGGAAAAAATTTGATAAAAATCTTGATTTTGACATTCCAGAAGACGTGGCAAAATTATATCAGTATAGGCCTGAGGCTAAGTTAATTAACCGAACAGAATATTTGAGTAATGGCTATAACTTGCCAAGATATACTTGCGGAAAATGTGAAAATAAAAGATTTGATAGTGTAACAGCTGTTGATCTACCGAATACTAGAACAGTATTGCTAGAATATCTTATATATAAAGATGAATTAATGTCCCCCGAGACTGCGAAATTCGGATCGGTAGACTTTAAATCGGTAGATGTAATATCACTTGGAAGGGAATATGTTACACGATTTATTAGCTCAAATGGATACGAATTAAAGATATATGATATATTTCCAAAAGATATTGGCCAATACAGCTATATGGGTAATGTATTTTCCACACATTCTATAGGTATAAAATTCTTACCTGGACTGCTAGATGAATTCATTTCCACTCAGCATTTTTGTATTAATGGTAGCTGTTCAAATTGTGAGAATATAGTAAAATTAGATAGCGCAGAGATGACTAGACCAACGCTTGATTTAAAAGATTGGGAACGCCAGAAAAAGCCGGATATAAGGCGTAAATGGTGCGAAACAATAAAAGGAATAGTATGCGATAATGCAGATTGTACATCATGTGCAAAATTTGATAGAGAAGCATATCTTAGATATCTTCTCCTACATACTATCAAACATGGAATAATATTATCTATGCCAAAATATACGGGCATCAATAAAAATGAAGTTCGAGGTATTATATATCCTAATGATGAATCATCGCCTGAACTTGCATTTCTGGATTCCCACGAAAGTGGTTCAGGATCAATATATTTAGCGAAAAGAAATTGGGAACAGATATGGGAACTCTCAAAAGAGCTCATACAAAATGCGAGAGACAATGAAGGCACGTTGTTATTGCCTAACTTCTGCTCGAGATATAATGCAGACTTATGCCCGTTTTTAGCAGCGGAATTCTATAAATTTTTAGATAAAAGGCGATGA